In Zingiber officinale cultivar Zhangliang chromosome 6A, Zo_v1.1, whole genome shotgun sequence, a single genomic region encodes these proteins:
- the LOC121998439 gene encoding phenylalanine--tRNA ligase alpha subunit, cytoplasmic-like, which yields MVAEDAILGFLQSQDEIADSHEFAAGLGIDHTELENVIKRLNGFEIIDAQDFKKDNYLLTEEGKLYAVEGSPEVNFFLAVPPEGISLANLKITLDPKVFSIGSSWSKKNNWIEIAKGSVTRKVDAVEDKVKDLLKGIEDGKFVDGNDVAELLKRKLIVKQTWKGYKLRKGPKYVSKRKKAATDLTREHLQKGDWKDLEFKEYNLNAQGQPIQIGYLQPLLEVREEIQNIFLQMGFEEMPTNNFVESSFWNFDALFQPQQHPARDSHDTFFLKAPATTRDLPEDYVERVKRVHEVGGYGSKGYGYDWKRDEADKNLLRTHTTAVSTRMLYMLAQKKPFMPKRYYSIDRVFRNEAVDRTHLAEFHQIEGVICDHGLTLGDLIGVLEDFFARLGMTKLRFKPAYNPYTEPSMEIFSYHDGLNKWVEIGNSGMFRPEMLLPMGLPEDVNVIAWGLSLERPTMILYGIDNIRDLFGPKVDFNVIKNGPICRLGLQ from the exons ATGGTGGCGGAGGATGCCATTCTAGGTTTTCTCCAGTCTCAAGACGAGATCGCCGACTCTCATGAATTTGCCGCCGGCTTAGGGATCGACCATACTGAGCTTGAGAACGTCATCAAGCGGCTCAATGGATTCGAGATCATCGATGCACAG GATTTTAAGAAGGACAATTATCTCCTTACCGAAGAGGGCAAGCTGTATGCTGTGGAAGGGTCGCCGGAAGTTAACTTCTTCCTAGCAGTGCCTCCAGAGGGTATCTCCCTTGCAAATCTCAAG ATAACGTTGGACCCAAAAGTATTCAGTATAGGGTCATCCTGGTCTAAAAAGAACAACTGGATTGAAATTGCCAAGGGATCTGTAACAAGGAAG GTTGATGCAGTTGAGGACAAAGTTAAGGATTTGCTAAAAGGAATTGAAGATGGAAAG TTCGTTGATGGGAATGATGTCGCAGAACTGTTGAAAAGAAAGCTTATCGTCAAACA GACTTGGAAGGGTTACAAATTAAGAAAAGGTCCCAAGTAtgtttcaaaaaggaaaaaagcAGCGACTGATTTGACTCGAGAACATCTACAAAA GGGTGACTGGAAAGATCTAGAGTTTAAAGAGTACAATCTTAATGCTCAAGGGCAACCAATTCAAATTGGCTACTTGCAACCTTTGCTAGAG GTCCGTGAGGAAATTCAAAATATCTTCTTACAAATGGG TTTTGAGGAGATGCCAACGAATAACTTCGTTGAGAGTAG CTTTTGGAATTTTGATGCTTTATTCCAGCCACAACAGCATCCTGCTCGTGATTCACATGATACTTTCTTTCTTAAAG CTCCTGCCACTACAAGGGATTTACCTGAAGATTATGTTGAGAGGGTGAAACGAGTTCATGAAGTTGGTGGTTATGGATCCAAAGG CTATGGATATGATTGGAAAAGAGATGAAGCGGACAAGAATTTGCTTCGGACACACACAACTGCAGTTTCCACAAGAATGCTATACATGCTTGCTCAGAAG AAACCTTTCATGCCAAAGAGATACTACTCTATTGATCGTGTATTTCGCAATGAAGCGGTTGATAGAACTCATCTTGCAGAGTTCCATCAGATAGAAG gAGTCATCTGTGACCATGGACTCACACTTGGTGATCTCATTGGGGTATTGGAGGACTTCTTTGCACGCCTTG GCATGACAAAGCTCCGTTTCAAACCAGCGTACAATCCGTACACTGAACCAAGCATGGAAATCTTTAG cTATCATGATGGTTTGAATAAGTGGGTTGAGATTGGGAACTCTGGCATGTTCAGACCAGAAATGCTACTTCCGATGGGGCTTCCTGAGGATGTCAATGTTATCGCATGGGGACTCTCCCTTGAAAG GCCAACGATGATCTTGTATGGAATTGACAACATCAGAGATCTCTTTGGACCGAAG GTTGATTTCAATGTTATAAAGAACGGGCCTATATGCAGATTGGGGCTGCAGTAA
- the LOC121994521 gene encoding probable BRI1 kinase inhibitor 1, with translation MDGENGKEKNRGRLVYMSRILKKYYASVMQPLLFVKGEKEKKKALQRRPCSFSGDPGFKEQGKRGKQRRKTEQLRSAPESARTPSANSGALASSVFSSSNGSTMEELQSAIQAAIAHCKNSLANSEHQGNENLAG, from the coding sequence ATGGATGGCGAGAATGGGAAGGAGAAGAACAGAGGGAGATTGGTCTACATGAGCCGGATCCTGAAGAAGTACTACGCGAGCGTGATGCAGCCTCTGCTGTTCGTTaaaggggagaaagaaaagaagaaggcgCTGCAGAGGAGGCCGTGCTCATTCTCCGGCGATCCCGGTTTCAAGGAGCAGGGGAAGAGAGGAAAGCAGAGGAGGAAAACGGAGCAGCTGCGGTCGGCGCCGGAGTCCGCGAGGACGCCCAGCGCCAACAGCGGGGCGCTGGCGTCGTCGGTTTTCTCGTCCTCGAACGGAAGCACGATGGAGGAGCTGCAGAGCGCGATACAGGCGGCGATCGCGCACTGCAAGAACTCACTTGCGAATTCCGAGCATCAAGGGAATGAGAATCTGGCTGGCTGA
- the LOC121998440 gene encoding polcalcin Syr v 3-like — MAIKQAPTSAARAVSGEMTVDEFKEWLKRFDADKDGRISRQELRRAIRSIDRRFTGWKAGRGIRFADTDGDGFIEDDEIDKLVEFARNSLGLKIVAY; from the coding sequence ATGGCCATCAAGCAAGCTCCGACTTCAGCAGCGCGGGCGGTGAGCGGGGAGATGACGGTGGACGAGTTCAAAGAATGGCTGAAGAGGTTCGACGCCGACAAGGACGGCCGCATCAGCCGCCAGGAGCTTAGGCGTGCCATTCGCAGCATCGACCGCCGGTTCACCGGCTGGAAGGCCGGCCGCGGAATCCGGTTCGCCGACACTGATGGTGATGGATTCATAGAAGACGATGAGATCGACAAGCTGGTGGAGTTCGCTCGGAATTCCTTGGGCCTTAAGATCGTTGCTTACTAG
- the LOC121998441 gene encoding protein disulfide-isomerase SCO2-like, giving the protein MYLTNPKSLSSDFFFPLPRFPSHRPVLRCRAAADASSDWFRPRSAPRDGGRMAARDPGSRVNAKEESNGQSNSGKNKKRWWWWSRDRESYLADDSDALPLPMTYPNSSPVSPEEIDRRLQCDPDIEDCKEVVYEWTGKCRSCQGTGFVSYYNKKGRETICKCVPCLGIGYVQKITVRTDINLMEDLDNEKPP; this is encoded by the exons ATGTATCTCACGAACCCTAAATCTCTTTCTTCCGACTTTTTCTTCCCTCTCCCGCGGTTTCCCTCGCACCGCCCCGTCCTCCGCTGCCGCGCCGCAGCGGACGCCTCATCCGACTGGTTCCGCCCTCGCAGCGCCCCCCGGGATGGAGGGCGCATGGCGGCCCGTGACCCTGGGAGTCGGGTCAATGCCAAGGAGGAAAGCAACGGCCAGAGCAACAGCGgcaagaataagaagaggtggtggtggtggtctcGGGACCGGGAGAGCTACTTGGCCGACGATTCCGACGCCCTGCCTCTTCCGATGACCTATCCAAACTCCTCTCCGGTGTCCCCGGAGGAGATCGACCGACGGCTCCAGTGTGACCCCGACATCGAG GATTGCAAGGAAGTGGTGTACGAATGGACGGGAAAGTGTAGAAGTTGTCAAGGGACGGGCTTCGTCAGCTACTACAACAAAAAGGGGCGCGAGACAATCTGCAAGTGCGTTCCTTGTCTTGGAATAG GATATGTCCAGAAAATAACAGTGCGCACGGACATCAATTTGATGGAAGATTTAGATAATGAAAAACCTCCTTAA
- the LOC121998442 gene encoding abscisic acid 8'-hydroxylase 3-like, translating to MACAVACTLLIGLAVTYVLVRISKHKISKEPHRRRRQLKLPPGSMGWPYIGETLQLYSQDPNLFFATRQKRYGEIFKTRLLGCPCVMLASPEAAKFVLVTQAHLFKPTYPRSKERLIGPWALFFHQGDYHLRLRKIVQAAVSPDALRGIVPDVERLVVPLLRSWDGREFSTFHAMKQLPFDAGVLVIFGGQLEDRHRSELKKNFFIVEKGYNSFPNSFPRTTYHKAIQARKRLGGILAEIMNERRKLGSPAKSNDLLSRLMNSEERLSDDQIADNVIGVLFAAQDTTASVMTWILKFLHDDPKLLQAVKDEQMAIWETNEQGRRPLTWAQIRSMILTHKVILESLRMASIISFTFREAVDDVEYKGYLIPKGWKVMPLFRNIHHNSEFFREPQIFNPSRFEVAPKPNTFFPFGTGIHACPGNELAKLEILVLIHHLVTNYRWEIMGQQGGEVEYCPFPVPKQGLVVKLWRVSDSSRAEQSS from the exons ATGGCTTGTGCCGTTGCTTGCACCCTTCTAATAGGTCTGGCGGTAACCTATGTCCTCGTCAGAATCTCGAAGCACAAGATCAGTAAAGAGCCCCATCGCCGGCGCCGCCAGCTCAAGCTCCCTCCGGGATCCATGGGATGGCCTTACATCGGGGAGACCCTGCAACTCTACTCCCAAGACCCCAATCTCTTCTTCGCTACCAGACAAAAGAG GTACGGTGAGATCTTCAAGACGCGCCTGTTGGGCTGCCCCTGCGTGATGCTGGCGAGCCCCGAGGCCGCCAAGTTCGTGCTGGTGACGCAGGCGCACCTCTTCAAGCCGACGTATCCCAGGAGCAAGGAGCGGTTGATCGGCCCCTGGGCCCTCTTCTTCCACCAGGGCGACTACCACCTCCGCCTCCGCAAGATCGTCCAGGCCGCCGTCTCCCCTGACGCCCTCCGCGGCATCGTCCCAGACGTCGAACGCCTCGTTGTCCCCCTCCTTCGCTCCTGGGACGGCCGCGAATTCAGCACCTTCCATGCCATGAAGCAG CTCCCGTTCGATGCGGGCGTCCTTGTGATTTTCGGAGGTCAATTGGAAGATCGACATAGATCGGAGTTGAAGAAGAACTTCTTCATCGTGGAAAAGGGTTACAATTCTTTCCCCAATTCCTTTCCCAGAACCACCTACCACAAAGCGATCCAG GCAAGAAAACGATTGGGCGGCATACTAGCCGAGATCATGAACGAGAGGAGGAAACTCGGATCGCCGGCGAAGTCCAACGATCTGCTGTCGCGTCTCATGAACTCCGAGGAGCGCCTGAGCGACGACCAGATCGCCGACAACGTTATCGGCGTGCTCTTCGCGGCGCAGGACACCACCGCGAGCGTCATGACGTGGATCCTAAAGTTCCTCCACGACGACCCGAAACTTCTTCAGGCGGTCAAA GACGAGCAAATGGCCATCTGGGAGACGAACGAGCAAGGACGGCGACCGCTGACGTGGGCCCAGATACGAAGCATGATCCTCACACACAAG GTCATATTAGAGAGTTTAAGGATGGCGAGCATCATCTCTTTCACCTTCAGGGAGGCAGTGGATGATGTAGAGTACAAAG GATACCTGATACCAAAGGGATGGAAAGTGATGCCTTTGTTCAGAAATATTCATCACAATTCAGAGTTCTTTCGAGAGCCTCAGATCTTCAACCCTTCTAGATTCGAG GTTGCTCCAAAGCCCAACACCTTCTTTCCATTTGGGACTGGAATCCATGCTTGCCCTGGCAACGAGCTAGCCAAGCTAGAGATACTTGTTTTGATCCATCATCTGGTCACCAACTACAG GTGGGAGATCATGGGGCAGCAAGGTGGTGAGGTAGAGTACTGCCCTTTCCCTGTCCCAAAGCAGGGCCTGGTGGTCAAGCTGTGGAGAGTGTCCGATAGCAGCAGAGCAGAACAATCTTCATGA